In Rosa chinensis cultivar Old Blush chromosome 1, RchiOBHm-V2, whole genome shotgun sequence, a genomic segment contains:
- the LOC112176220 gene encoding uncharacterized protein LOC112176220 isoform X1: MPPNTSHRKTGECLPLPEKKSLNRCPPPPLSLHFSRHFRLPLHWSGLSETKTMSKPNPKSPYNSRIAQNQLIDSLTSHISLYNSRSHSSDPKPNPNPRSSILKWFSSLSLHHRQAHLTAVDPKFVRLLLQMLRKLRTHGHGSFIILPDLPSGDLPTLCFKRSGGLLSRVAESNESEKMVFESTRLFSSREGEKVEECSCSVREIDTVTVSEELVENFDRFVEAMDDISNGGFLRGEDSDLGSDWVELKWLKDKGYYSMEAFVANRLEVALRLAWLNSNNARKRGVKLKEKISAAGVAANVFWRKKGCVDWWGNLDDATRSNVVTSVLGKAAKPLIHEILKGTSSGVEDEMWLANTGMEQPLRYNHNVSMRKTVPKLVADTEFGSSIIPASLSGKPASLADAFNNLFVLQDIITMISLCRHNEYDKGKFFYTTLSSISTISDFILRKIRGFLMVLLLDCTKLELLAEGNEKCLPKKPKAKPSASSRKSKGRSHNMKRPNPVPGSCTDEFLCETSAKDLSTLAYKEKADSVESKTTHTIHQEKEISRESSSSKDEMEHAQALAVGKVQTAARKGRKGKGKKKITGLRSVNDMEKFDRSFMEASSSSSVILDATKSDQVSGDTAYQNIGCDNSASCNIPLSNSIPSGSANGPLKDEDATKSIQENDGIGSSASFCHKVLESYQCLNNNTEIQTKCSGSETEACKVDGNLINSPVPEVDDKVSHHKDIDLQDKRAVKSGAKEVLPAKEIRASDVNEEAVLLQDQESGNNIYHTRAPSSFDCPPYEWPAVACAYFPPVNSHLPPATDRLHLDVGHNWQNHRQSFLPTIHQVRNSAIEGGCNPVLTRPLPMSIDWPPMVRSARRVAPYRTCNYDSGFVSKKPCTYPQGFAHTVQINATTMDDERKYSWDCADLPDPTKAYELVDECDSQWISEDEVEVQAFSGADYNQYFGGGVMYWNPSDHTGTVFSRPPSLSSDDSSWAWREADINRAVDDMVAFSSPYSTNGLTSPTASFCSPFDPLGSGNQPLGYVMSGNEVPGKVLHPSSTMGDTVVDDESSGSLADVTGDIEGKTGDSLPYPMLRPIIISRSRDFKRSHDRKSPCVPPTMRDRPRIKRPPSPVVLSVPRAPRPPPPSSVSDSRKHRGFPTVRSGSSSPRHWGMRGWFHDGANLEEACLRMDGAEVVWPFRNNISGPPLIQPLPAPLLQDRLIAISQLARDQEHPDVAFPLQPPELHNCPTRKANLSLMHSLVHDEIEFFCKKVATENMSRKPYINWAVKRVTRSLQVLWPRSRTNIFGSVANGLSLPTSDVDLVVSLPPVRNLEPIKEAGILEGRNGIKETCLQHAARYLVNQDWVKNDSLKTVENTAIPIIMLVVEVPNDLIASSSSNVQSPKEEAPHSTGEPDCNVHSSGVILEESAMPKCPQITCDATKDSVSIRIDISFKSPSHTGFQTTQLVKDLTEQFPAATPLALVLKQFLADRSLDQSYSGGLSSYCLVLLIVRFLQHEYHLSRPINQNFGNLLMNFLYFFGNVFDPRQMRISVQGSGVYIKRERGCSIDPIHIDDPLYPTNNVGRNCFRIHQCIKAFSEAYSILENELASLPNDDDASSSPPYRLLPKIIPSIDLT, from the exons ATGCCACCTAACACCTCACACCGCAAAACCGGTGAGTGTCTGCCTCTGCCTGAGAAGAAGAGCTTAAACCggtgcccccccccccctctctctctccatttctCTCGCCATTTCCGTCTCCCTCTCCACTGGTCCGGTCTCTCCGAAACCAAAACCATGTCgaaaccaaaccctaaatcccCTTACAATTCCCGCATAGCTCAGAACCAACTCATCGACTCCCTCACCTCCCACATCTCCCTCTACAATTCCCGCTCCCATTCCTCAGACCCCAAGcccaaccctaaccctaggtcCTCCATCCTCAAAtggttctcttctctctccctccaCCACCGCCAAGCTCACCTCACCGCCGTCGATCCCAAATTCGTCCGCCTCCTCCTCCAAATGCTCCGCAAGCTCCGCACGCACGGCCACGGCTCCTTCATCATCCTCCCCGACCTCCCCTCCGGCGACCTCCCCACGCTCTGCTTCAAGAGGTCCGGCGGGCTTTTGTCTAGGGTTGCCGAGTCGAACGAGTCGGAGAAGATGGTGTTCGAGTCGACTCGGTTGTTTTCGTCGAGGGAGGGAGAGAAGGTCGAGGAGTGTTCGTGTTCGGTGAGGGAGATTGATACGGTGACAGTGAGTGAGGAGTTGGTTGAGAATTTTGATAGGTTTGTGGAGGCTATGGATGATATATCAAATGGGGGCTTCCTGAGAGGTGAAGACAGTGATTTGGGGTCGGATTGGGTGGAATTGAAGTGGTTGAAGGACAAAGGGTATTACAGTATGGAAGCTTTCGTGGCGAACCGGTTAGAGGTTGCTCTGAGGCTTGCTTGGCTGAATTCGAATAATGCAAGGAAAAGAGGGGTGAAGTTGAAAGAGAAGATCAGCGCGGCCGGCGTGGCAGCCAATGTGTTTTGGAGGAAGAAGGGGTGTGTGGACTGGTGGGGGAATTTGGATGATGCGACGCGGAGCAATGTAGTGACTTCAGTGTTGGGGAAAGCAGCAAAACCGTTG attcaTGAGATTCTGAAGGGAACAAGTAGTGGGGTAGAGGATGAAATGTGGCTCGCCAACACAGGAATGGAGCAACCATTGAGGTACAACCATAATGTATCTATGCGCAAGACTGTTCCAAAACTTGTGGCTGACACAGAATTTGGGTCAAGCATTATCCCAGCTTCTCTTTCTGGGAAACCTGCTTCCTTAGCCGATGCTTTTAATAATCTCTTTGTGCTTCAGGATATCATAACGATGATATCATTATGTCGCCATAATGAATATGATAAAGGGAAATTCTTCTATACCACATTGAGTTCAATTTCTAccatttctgattttatactaaGAAAAATACGAGGATTTCTCATGGTTCTTTTGCTTGACTGCACAAAACTTGAACTTTTAGCAGAGGGAAATGAAAAATGCTTACCTAAGAAACCCAAAGCAAAGCCTAGTGCTTCTAGCCGTAAAAGTAAGGGGAGGTCCCACAATATGAAAAGGCCAAATCCTGTTCCAGGGTCATGTACAGATGAATTTTTGTGTGAAACATCTGCTAAG GATCTTAGTACATTGGCTTATAAAGAGAAGGCAGATTCAGTGGAGTCCAAGACGACGCATACTATACATCAAGAGAAGGAGATTTCCAGAGAATCGTCATCATCAAAAGATGAAATG GAACATGCACAAGCATTGGCTGTTGGAAAAGTGCAGACAGCTGCGAGGAAGGGTAGGAAAGGAAAAGGCAAAAAGAAAATAACTGGCTTGAGGAGTgttaatgatatggagaaatttGATAGATCATTCATggaagcttcttcttcttcttcagtcaTTCTTGACGCAACAAAGTCTGATCAGGTTTCTGGTGATACAGCCTACCAGAACATCGGATGTGATAATTCAGCTAGTTGTAACATCCCTTTGTCAAATTCAATTCCTTCTGGTTCTGCGAATGGACCTCTTAAAGATGAAGATGCCACCAAAAGCATTCAAGAGAATGATGGTATTGGTTCTAGTGCCAGTTTCTGTCATAAGGTTCTGGAAAGTTACCAGTGTTTAAATAATAATACTGAAATCCAAACAAAATGTTCTGGATCAGAAACTGAAGCCTGTAAGGTAGATGGAAACTTGATAAACTCTCCAGTGCCTGAGGTAGATGATAAAGTTTCCCATCATAAAGATATTGACTTGCAGGACAAGCGTGCTGTTAAGTCAGGTGCGAAAGAAGTTTTGCCAGCCAAAGAAATAAGAGCTTCTGATGTAAACGAGGAAGCTGTTCTGTTGCAGGACCAAGAGAGTGGAAATAATATATATCACACTAGGGCTCCAAGTTCTTTTGATTGCCCTCCTTATGAGTGGCCGGCTGTAGCTTGTGCCTATTTTCCACCTGTTAACTCACATCTCCCACCTGCCACCGATCGATTGCATCTGGATGTTGGTCATAACTGGCAGAATCACCGCCAGTCTTTTCTACCCACAATACATCAGGTGAGAAACTCGGCAATTGAAGGTGGGTGTAATCCAGTTCTGACTCGACCATTGCCAATGAGTATAGATTGGCCCCCAATGGTTCGAAGTGCTCGTAGAGTGGCTCCATACCGGACCTGTAATTATGATTCTGGGTTTGTCTCAAAAAAGCCGTGTACTTATCCACAGGGTTTTGCACACACTGTCCAAATAAATGCAACAACCATGGATGATGAAAGGAAGTATTCTTGGGATTGCGCAGACCTACCTGATCCAACAAAGGCATATGAACTAGTGGATGAATGTGACAGTCAATGGATATCTGAGGATGAAGTTGAGGTGCAAGCATTTTCTGGGGCAGATTATAATCAATACTTTGGTGGTGGTGTGATGTACTGGAATCCTTCTGATCATACCGGGACAGTTTTCTCTCGCCCTCCTTCCCTTAGTTCTGATGATAGCTCATGGGCTTGGCGTGAAGCTGACATAAATAGAGCTGTTGATGATATGGTTGCATTTTCTTCTCCGTACAGTACAAATGGTTTGACTTCACCTACTGCTTCCTTCTGTTCTCCTTTTGATCCTTTGGGATCAGGAAACCAGCCTCTTGGATATGTTATGTCAGGAAATGAAGTACCAGGCAAGGTGCTGCATCCCTCATCAACAATGGGAGACACAGTAGTAGATGACGAATCGTCTGGATCTTTGGCTGACGTAACTGGTGATATTGAAGGGAAGACAGGCGATTCATTGCCTTACCCCATGTTGCGGCCAATCATCATATCAAGATCAAGAGACTTTAAGCGCAGCCATGATCGTAAAAGCCCATGTGTTCCTCCTACTATGCGTGATCGACCTAGGATAAAGCGGCCACCGTCGCCGGTGGTGCTTTCTGTCCCACGCGCTCCACGACCACCTCCACCATCTTCTGTGAGTGACTCGAGGAAACACAGGGGATTTCCAACTGTTCGTTCTGGTAGCTCTAGCCCAAGGCACTGGGGTATGAGAGGTTGGTTCCATGATGGAGCTAACTTGGAGGAAGCTTGTTTACGCATGGATGGTGCTGAAGTTGTTTGGCCATTTAGAAATAATATTTCAGGCCCCCCATTGATTCAGCCTCTTCCTGCACCTCTGTTACAGGATCGACTGATTGCTATTTCTCAACTAGCACGTGATCAGGAACAT CCGGATGTTGCATTTCCCCTTCAGCCGCCTGAGTTACATAACTGTCCAACACGGAAGGCAAATCTCTCTCTGATGCACAGCCTTGTGCATGatgagattgaatttttttgcAAGAAG GTTGCTACAGAGAATATGTCTCGGAAGCCCTACATCAATTGGGCTGTCAAACGAGTTACACGGTCTCTCCAGGTGCTTTGGCCCAGATCCAGGACAAATATATTTGGTTCAGTTGCAAACGGTTTGTCCCTTCCAACTAGTGATGTGGACCTTGTGGTTTCTCTACCTCCTGTTAGGAATTTG GAACCCATTAAAGAAGCTGGGATATTGGAGGGTCGAAATGGTATTAAAGAGACATGCCTTCAG CATGCTGCCAGGTATCTCGTCAATCAGGATTGGGTTAAAAATGATTCTCTTAAGACCGTGGAAAATACAGCT ATACCAATTATAATGCTTGTGGTGGAAGTTCCCAATGATCTAATTGCCTCGTCTTCGTCTAACGTGCAATCACCAAAAGAAGAGGCACCACACAGTACTGGTGAACCAGACTGTAATGTGCACTCCAGTGGGGTTATTTTAGAAGAATCTGCTATGCCTAAGTGCCCCCAGATAACTTGTGATGCTACAAAGGATTCAGTATCAATTCGCATTGACATCAGTTTCAAATCTCCATCTCATACAGGATTTCAAACTACACAGCTG GTTAAAGATTTAACTGAGCAGTTTCCAGCTGCTACACCCCTTGCTTTGGTACTGAAACAGTTCTTGGCGGATCGTAGTCTGGATCAGTCTTATTCTGGTGGCTTGAGTTCCTACTGCTTG GTACTACTAATTGTGCGTTTTCTCCAGCATGAGTATCATCTTAGCCGACCTATCAACCAA AACTTTGGAAACCTTCTgatgaattttctttatttttttgg GAATGTTTTTGATCCTCGGCAAATGCGTATTTCCGTACAGGGAAGTGGTGTTTATATAAAGAGGGAAA
- the LOC112176220 gene encoding uncharacterized protein LOC112176220 isoform X2, with translation MPPNTSHRKTGECLPLPEKKSLNRCPPPPLSLHFSRHFRLPLHWSGLSETKTMSKPNPKSPYNSRIAQNQLIDSLTSHISLYNSRSHSSDPKPNPNPRSSILKWFSSLSLHHRQAHLTAVDPKFVRLLLQMLRKLRTHGHGSFIILPDLPSGDLPTLCFKRSGGLLSRVAESNESEKMVFESTRLFSSREGEKVEECSCSVREIDTVTVSEELVENFDRFVEAMDDISNGGFLRGEDSDLGSDWVELKWLKDKGYYSMEAFVANRLEVALRLAWLNSNNARKRGVKLKEKISAAGVAANVFWRKKGCVDWWGNLDDATRSNVVTSVLGKAAKPLIHEILKGTSSGVEDEMWLANTGMEQPLRYNHNVSMRKTVPKLVADTEFGSSIIPASLSGKPASLADAFNNLFVLQDIITMISLCRHNEYDKGKFFYTTLSSISTISDFILRKIRGFLMVLLLDCTKLELLAEGNEKCLPKKPKAKPSASSRKSKGRSHNMKRPNPVPGSCTDEFLCETSAKDLSTLAYKEKADSVESKTTHTIHQEKEISRESSSSKDEMEHAQALAVGKVQTAARKGRKGKGKKKITGLRSVNDMEKFDRSFMEASSSSSVILDATKSDQVSGDTAYQNIGCDNSASCNIPLSNSIPSGSANGPLKDEDATKSIQENDGIGSSASFCHKVLESYQCLNNNTEIQTKCSGSETEACKVDGNLINSPVPEVDDKVSHHKDIDLQDKRAVKSGAKEVLPAKEIRASDVNEEAVLLQDQESGNNIYHTRAPSSFDCPPYEWPAVACAYFPPVNSHLPPATDRLHLDVGHNWQNHRQSFLPTIHQVRNSAIEGGCNPVLTRPLPMSIDWPPMVRSARRVAPYRTCNYDSGFVSKKPCTYPQGFAHTVQINATTMDDERKYSWDCADLPDPTKAYELVDECDSQWISEDEVEVQAFSGADYNQYFGGGVMYWNPSDHTGTVFSRPPSLSSDDSSWAWREADINRAVDDMVAFSSPYSTNGLTSPTASFCSPFDPLGSGNQPLGYVMSGNEVPGKVLHPSSTMGDTVVDDESSGSLADVTGDIEGKTGDSLPYPMLRPIIISRSRDFKRSHDRKSPCVPPTMRDRPRIKRPPSPVVLSVPRAPRPPPPSSVSDSRKHRGFPTVRSGSSSPRHWGMRGWFHDGANLEEACLRMDGAEVVWPFRNNISGPPLIQPLPAPLLQDRLIAISQLARDQEHPDVAFPLQPPELHNCPTRKANLSLMHSLVHDEIEFFCKKVATENMSRKPYINWAVKRVTRSLQVLWPRSRTNIFGSVANGLSLPTSDVDLVVSLPPVRNLEPIKEAGILEGRNGIKETCLQHAARYLVNQDWVKNDSLKTVENTAIPIIMLVVEVPNDLIASSSSNVQSPKEEAPHSTGEPDCNVHSSGVILEESAMPKCPQITCDATKDSVSIRIDISFKSPSHTGFQTTQLVKDLTEQFPAATPLALVLKQFLADRSLDQSYSGGLSSYCLVLLIVRFLQHEYHLSRPINQECF, from the exons ATGCCACCTAACACCTCACACCGCAAAACCGGTGAGTGTCTGCCTCTGCCTGAGAAGAAGAGCTTAAACCggtgcccccccccccctctctctctccatttctCTCGCCATTTCCGTCTCCCTCTCCACTGGTCCGGTCTCTCCGAAACCAAAACCATGTCgaaaccaaaccctaaatcccCTTACAATTCCCGCATAGCTCAGAACCAACTCATCGACTCCCTCACCTCCCACATCTCCCTCTACAATTCCCGCTCCCATTCCTCAGACCCCAAGcccaaccctaaccctaggtcCTCCATCCTCAAAtggttctcttctctctccctccaCCACCGCCAAGCTCACCTCACCGCCGTCGATCCCAAATTCGTCCGCCTCCTCCTCCAAATGCTCCGCAAGCTCCGCACGCACGGCCACGGCTCCTTCATCATCCTCCCCGACCTCCCCTCCGGCGACCTCCCCACGCTCTGCTTCAAGAGGTCCGGCGGGCTTTTGTCTAGGGTTGCCGAGTCGAACGAGTCGGAGAAGATGGTGTTCGAGTCGACTCGGTTGTTTTCGTCGAGGGAGGGAGAGAAGGTCGAGGAGTGTTCGTGTTCGGTGAGGGAGATTGATACGGTGACAGTGAGTGAGGAGTTGGTTGAGAATTTTGATAGGTTTGTGGAGGCTATGGATGATATATCAAATGGGGGCTTCCTGAGAGGTGAAGACAGTGATTTGGGGTCGGATTGGGTGGAATTGAAGTGGTTGAAGGACAAAGGGTATTACAGTATGGAAGCTTTCGTGGCGAACCGGTTAGAGGTTGCTCTGAGGCTTGCTTGGCTGAATTCGAATAATGCAAGGAAAAGAGGGGTGAAGTTGAAAGAGAAGATCAGCGCGGCCGGCGTGGCAGCCAATGTGTTTTGGAGGAAGAAGGGGTGTGTGGACTGGTGGGGGAATTTGGATGATGCGACGCGGAGCAATGTAGTGACTTCAGTGTTGGGGAAAGCAGCAAAACCGTTG attcaTGAGATTCTGAAGGGAACAAGTAGTGGGGTAGAGGATGAAATGTGGCTCGCCAACACAGGAATGGAGCAACCATTGAGGTACAACCATAATGTATCTATGCGCAAGACTGTTCCAAAACTTGTGGCTGACACAGAATTTGGGTCAAGCATTATCCCAGCTTCTCTTTCTGGGAAACCTGCTTCCTTAGCCGATGCTTTTAATAATCTCTTTGTGCTTCAGGATATCATAACGATGATATCATTATGTCGCCATAATGAATATGATAAAGGGAAATTCTTCTATACCACATTGAGTTCAATTTCTAccatttctgattttatactaaGAAAAATACGAGGATTTCTCATGGTTCTTTTGCTTGACTGCACAAAACTTGAACTTTTAGCAGAGGGAAATGAAAAATGCTTACCTAAGAAACCCAAAGCAAAGCCTAGTGCTTCTAGCCGTAAAAGTAAGGGGAGGTCCCACAATATGAAAAGGCCAAATCCTGTTCCAGGGTCATGTACAGATGAATTTTTGTGTGAAACATCTGCTAAG GATCTTAGTACATTGGCTTATAAAGAGAAGGCAGATTCAGTGGAGTCCAAGACGACGCATACTATACATCAAGAGAAGGAGATTTCCAGAGAATCGTCATCATCAAAAGATGAAATG GAACATGCACAAGCATTGGCTGTTGGAAAAGTGCAGACAGCTGCGAGGAAGGGTAGGAAAGGAAAAGGCAAAAAGAAAATAACTGGCTTGAGGAGTgttaatgatatggagaaatttGATAGATCATTCATggaagcttcttcttcttcttcagtcaTTCTTGACGCAACAAAGTCTGATCAGGTTTCTGGTGATACAGCCTACCAGAACATCGGATGTGATAATTCAGCTAGTTGTAACATCCCTTTGTCAAATTCAATTCCTTCTGGTTCTGCGAATGGACCTCTTAAAGATGAAGATGCCACCAAAAGCATTCAAGAGAATGATGGTATTGGTTCTAGTGCCAGTTTCTGTCATAAGGTTCTGGAAAGTTACCAGTGTTTAAATAATAATACTGAAATCCAAACAAAATGTTCTGGATCAGAAACTGAAGCCTGTAAGGTAGATGGAAACTTGATAAACTCTCCAGTGCCTGAGGTAGATGATAAAGTTTCCCATCATAAAGATATTGACTTGCAGGACAAGCGTGCTGTTAAGTCAGGTGCGAAAGAAGTTTTGCCAGCCAAAGAAATAAGAGCTTCTGATGTAAACGAGGAAGCTGTTCTGTTGCAGGACCAAGAGAGTGGAAATAATATATATCACACTAGGGCTCCAAGTTCTTTTGATTGCCCTCCTTATGAGTGGCCGGCTGTAGCTTGTGCCTATTTTCCACCTGTTAACTCACATCTCCCACCTGCCACCGATCGATTGCATCTGGATGTTGGTCATAACTGGCAGAATCACCGCCAGTCTTTTCTACCCACAATACATCAGGTGAGAAACTCGGCAATTGAAGGTGGGTGTAATCCAGTTCTGACTCGACCATTGCCAATGAGTATAGATTGGCCCCCAATGGTTCGAAGTGCTCGTAGAGTGGCTCCATACCGGACCTGTAATTATGATTCTGGGTTTGTCTCAAAAAAGCCGTGTACTTATCCACAGGGTTTTGCACACACTGTCCAAATAAATGCAACAACCATGGATGATGAAAGGAAGTATTCTTGGGATTGCGCAGACCTACCTGATCCAACAAAGGCATATGAACTAGTGGATGAATGTGACAGTCAATGGATATCTGAGGATGAAGTTGAGGTGCAAGCATTTTCTGGGGCAGATTATAATCAATACTTTGGTGGTGGTGTGATGTACTGGAATCCTTCTGATCATACCGGGACAGTTTTCTCTCGCCCTCCTTCCCTTAGTTCTGATGATAGCTCATGGGCTTGGCGTGAAGCTGACATAAATAGAGCTGTTGATGATATGGTTGCATTTTCTTCTCCGTACAGTACAAATGGTTTGACTTCACCTACTGCTTCCTTCTGTTCTCCTTTTGATCCTTTGGGATCAGGAAACCAGCCTCTTGGATATGTTATGTCAGGAAATGAAGTACCAGGCAAGGTGCTGCATCCCTCATCAACAATGGGAGACACAGTAGTAGATGACGAATCGTCTGGATCTTTGGCTGACGTAACTGGTGATATTGAAGGGAAGACAGGCGATTCATTGCCTTACCCCATGTTGCGGCCAATCATCATATCAAGATCAAGAGACTTTAAGCGCAGCCATGATCGTAAAAGCCCATGTGTTCCTCCTACTATGCGTGATCGACCTAGGATAAAGCGGCCACCGTCGCCGGTGGTGCTTTCTGTCCCACGCGCTCCACGACCACCTCCACCATCTTCTGTGAGTGACTCGAGGAAACACAGGGGATTTCCAACTGTTCGTTCTGGTAGCTCTAGCCCAAGGCACTGGGGTATGAGAGGTTGGTTCCATGATGGAGCTAACTTGGAGGAAGCTTGTTTACGCATGGATGGTGCTGAAGTTGTTTGGCCATTTAGAAATAATATTTCAGGCCCCCCATTGATTCAGCCTCTTCCTGCACCTCTGTTACAGGATCGACTGATTGCTATTTCTCAACTAGCACGTGATCAGGAACAT CCGGATGTTGCATTTCCCCTTCAGCCGCCTGAGTTACATAACTGTCCAACACGGAAGGCAAATCTCTCTCTGATGCACAGCCTTGTGCATGatgagattgaatttttttgcAAGAAG GTTGCTACAGAGAATATGTCTCGGAAGCCCTACATCAATTGGGCTGTCAAACGAGTTACACGGTCTCTCCAGGTGCTTTGGCCCAGATCCAGGACAAATATATTTGGTTCAGTTGCAAACGGTTTGTCCCTTCCAACTAGTGATGTGGACCTTGTGGTTTCTCTACCTCCTGTTAGGAATTTG GAACCCATTAAAGAAGCTGGGATATTGGAGGGTCGAAATGGTATTAAAGAGACATGCCTTCAG CATGCTGCCAGGTATCTCGTCAATCAGGATTGGGTTAAAAATGATTCTCTTAAGACCGTGGAAAATACAGCT ATACCAATTATAATGCTTGTGGTGGAAGTTCCCAATGATCTAATTGCCTCGTCTTCGTCTAACGTGCAATCACCAAAAGAAGAGGCACCACACAGTACTGGTGAACCAGACTGTAATGTGCACTCCAGTGGGGTTATTTTAGAAGAATCTGCTATGCCTAAGTGCCCCCAGATAACTTGTGATGCTACAAAGGATTCAGTATCAATTCGCATTGACATCAGTTTCAAATCTCCATCTCATACAGGATTTCAAACTACACAGCTG GTTAAAGATTTAACTGAGCAGTTTCCAGCTGCTACACCCCTTGCTTTGGTACTGAAACAGTTCTTGGCGGATCGTAGTCTGGATCAGTCTTATTCTGGTGGCTTGAGTTCCTACTGCTTG GTACTACTAATTGTGCGTTTTCTCCAGCATGAGTATCATCTTAGCCGACCTATCAACCAA GAATGTTTTTGA